A part of Myxococcus landrumus genomic DNA contains:
- a CDS encoding ATP-binding protein: protein MTPSVAHEPASRARINLEWLLRLRWGLLLGQAVVIAVAAYGLELALPVPVLAALLGLEGATNLAVRAWLGRARVSEGTIGKLMLWDTLVLTGLLALSGGTHNPFTTLYLVNVALGTVLLPARWMWSLLGFTLAAFGSLFVLQDVDIAPGLSRPDHAALMRLHLSGMWVAFAVAAGFIVYFVQRVTRALEEREQELAQARVQHARREKVASLATLAAGAAHELSTPLSTIAVVSKEVERALATAGTSEAVREDLRLIRQQVDRCRDVLVQMSADAGQTTGEAFHPMPLGRLVGDSLAELSGVERVRVELPAELSQSQVQGPPRALARVVRGLVKNALQASAPSRPVELRVVAARGSVRLEVRDGGAGMPAEILARAGEPFFTTKAPGEGMGLGLFLARTLAEQLGGALELRSTPGQGTVASLALPLGAPELTEHPSTPEARS, encoded by the coding sequence ATGACGCCTTCGGTCGCCCACGAACCCGCCTCGCGCGCGCGCATCAACCTGGAGTGGCTGCTGCGGCTGCGCTGGGGCCTGTTGTTGGGCCAGGCGGTGGTCATCGCGGTGGCCGCGTATGGGCTGGAGCTGGCGCTGCCGGTGCCGGTGCTCGCGGCGCTCCTGGGGTTGGAGGGCGCGACGAACCTGGCGGTGCGTGCGTGGCTGGGCCGCGCGCGCGTGAGCGAAGGGACCATCGGCAAGCTGATGCTGTGGGACACCCTCGTGCTCACGGGGCTCCTGGCGCTCAGCGGTGGGACGCACAATCCCTTCACCACGCTGTATCTGGTGAACGTGGCGCTGGGCACGGTGCTGCTCCCCGCGCGGTGGATGTGGAGCCTGCTGGGCTTCACGCTGGCGGCGTTTGGCTCGCTCTTCGTGTTGCAGGACGTGGACATCGCGCCGGGGCTGTCGCGGCCGGACCATGCGGCGCTGATGCGGCTGCACCTGAGTGGCATGTGGGTGGCGTTCGCGGTGGCGGCGGGCTTCATCGTGTACTTCGTGCAGCGGGTGACGCGGGCCCTGGAGGAGCGCGAGCAGGAGCTGGCGCAGGCGCGGGTGCAGCACGCGCGGCGGGAGAAGGTGGCCTCGCTGGCGACGCTGGCCGCGGGCGCGGCGCATGAGCTGTCCACGCCGCTGTCGACCATCGCGGTGGTGTCCAAGGAAGTGGAGCGCGCGCTCGCGACGGCGGGGACCTCCGAGGCGGTGCGCGAGGACTTGCGCCTCATCCGCCAGCAAGTGGACCGCTGCCGGGATGTGCTGGTGCAGATGTCCGCGGACGCGGGGCAGACGACGGGCGAGGCCTTCCACCCGATGCCGCTGGGGCGGTTGGTGGGGGACTCATTGGCGGAGCTGTCGGGCGTGGAGCGGGTGCGCGTGGAGCTTCCGGCGGAGCTGAGCCAGTCCCAGGTGCAGGGCCCTCCGCGTGCGCTGGCGCGGGTGGTGCGCGGGTTGGTGAAGAACGCGCTCCAGGCGTCGGCGCCCTCGAGGCCCGTGGAGCTGCGGGTGGTGGCGGCCAGAGGCAGCGTGCGGTTGGAAGTGCGCGATGGAGGGGCGGGGATGCCGGCGGAGATATTGGCGCGAGCAGGTGAGCCGTTCTTCACGACGAAGGCACCGGGTGAGGGCATGGGCCTGGGGCTGTTCCTGGCGCGGACGCTGGCGGAGCAGCTCGGAGGCGCGCTGGAGCTGCGCTCCACGCCGGGACAGGGAACGGTCGCGAGCCTCGCCCTGCCCCTGGGCGCGCCCGAGCTGACGGAGCATCCGTCCACACCGGAGGCGCGGTCGTGA